The following proteins are co-located in the Desulfomicrobium macestii genome:
- a CDS encoding inositol monophosphatase family protein → MDKQLVDGFLACVRQAGGVVRAQWNDAKEITFKGRIDLVTQTDLAVEKLLLEGLPALLPGSTVLAEESHMSLDPGALTWIVDPVDGTTNYAHGLPIVAVSVALWKEGRVEMGAVYVPMLEELFWAVRGQGAFLNGTRIGVSREASMQNSLIATGFPYSFYTEVDEICLRLQRVLLASQGIRRLGSAAVDLAYTACGRFEGYYETGLKPWDTAAGWLLVEEAGGRVGGLDGEYGLGGHMIVATNGLVHEDLLALLRLEDAADRAL, encoded by the coding sequence ATGGATAAACAGTTGGTGGACGGTTTTTTGGCCTGCGTGCGGCAGGCGGGCGGGGTGGTGCGCGCACAATGGAACGACGCCAAGGAGATCACCTTCAAGGGCCGCATCGATCTGGTCACCCAGACCGATCTGGCGGTGGAGAAGTTGTTGCTTGAGGGTTTGCCGGCGCTGCTTCCCGGCTCCACGGTCCTGGCCGAGGAATCGCACATGTCCCTTGATCCCGGCGCGCTGACCTGGATCGTCGATCCCGTGGACGGCACCACCAACTACGCTCACGGCCTGCCCATTGTCGCCGTGTCCGTGGCCCTGTGGAAGGAGGGACGGGTGGAGATGGGCGCGGTCTACGTGCCGATGCTCGAAGAGCTTTTCTGGGCGGTGCGCGGCCAGGGCGCCTTTCTGAACGGGACCCGCATCGGCGTCAGCCGCGAGGCAAGCATGCAGAATTCCCTCATCGCCACGGGATTCCCTTATTCCTTTTATACGGAGGTCGATGAGATCTGCCTGCGGCTGCAAAGGGTGCTGCTCGCTTCCCAGGGCATCCGGCGCCTGGGTTCGGCGGCCGTGGACCTGGCCTACACGGCCTGCGGACGGTTCGAGGGATATTACGAGACCGGCCTCAAGCCCTGGGACACAGCCGCCGGATGGCTGCTGGTGGAGGAAGCCGGGGGGAGGGTAGGCGGTCTGGACGGAGAGTACGGCCTTGGCGGCCACATGATCGTGGCCACCAACGGCCTAGTCCACGAGGACCTGCTGGCCTTGCTTCGTCTTGAGGACGCGGCGGACCGCGCCCTGTGA